One segment of Panicum virgatum strain AP13 chromosome 3K, P.virgatum_v5, whole genome shotgun sequence DNA contains the following:
- the LOC120697014 gene encoding uncharacterized protein LOC120697014 isoform X2, whose translation MDNTQRARSSASPSRLSPSPHSMARTRSSSSASRSSPPPSLQPPMLSRRSSTPPVAKTLTPPRRSPSPASRRMSTGSSVPALNGTRGASPVKPNRRSSSPKLQGWQSNVPGFPFDAPSNLRTSLPDRPVSRSRGGSPSSFSGLDKGSRGRRQSLSPTPSRRASSSHSIERDRMSSYSKASATSSGEDDLDSMQSVPNSYSSSPAVKKSLAVMKTRTIASSKNLSKNFTPSSVPKRSFDSAVWLMDHHKAPQDRFRPLLSGVPASTFGPGNGNNVHKPMFSHNSSFTTNSNASSDHAAIFGSYKHGNQEQHDLVGEWEAGDSSRGHEDIFMFDKLDEINEENIHSKSMKSTENSPVIVKHQVSDKQDFDMEESGTCDQSLCHSINSTLVGYGKTATCVRCGKFFDVMDVDGEGDYCEICASKVGNISQTIEEADQLDDKAANSRPCIVSDPPGAPDCIDHRKEVSLDHQLVNNEPHSDCLDQTLPFHSIETPQEMMLGQEGKIDAEHTKQHVGDFALGNSIDISFHQSSVTDCQQTEPTFVEHDLFRDQIDNHNHGLSQCSETISETVTSNNSHQLASVSPKIENTEATGISVLLLQKSNSNKSPAVEGRTLDSANTLWSEPYYARDGVNIMRRSFGRDSSSAASSSDLGSSRQSVIYFERLRSGKRGDFEKSQISSTMSRQSIASVSDMSISSSSASLCPQSDAVGDTYLPIDTLESCASRKVTPIEEYDSSGKGALSSAMECWSAAQAIVNDDSLVDLNTSSFVEVVEGDATIENHCTGRMADSDHFSSNMCLSDTEMPSDTQESSAPEESCIPENEEDTSAISQCNTNGAPEHPSDENNFDNMQMQSEAIQGSNEENRLDDCCMSAISEEDVLVSEQKTNIMKLHNDEESCEAVEGSRKQIQRCFTLEEAADTILFCSSIVHDLAYKAATIALENEKESECVDSIRPTFTVVGRSGQREDSLPKLVQRRTPNRKVKRKRLEGETTTMETVEKDAVAKDSSPVRSASGITRNSDNMKPPKLESKCNCIIM comes from the exons GAAACCTAATCGCAGATCTTCTTCACCAAAACTGCAGGGATGGCAATCAAATGTCCCTGGTTTCCCTTTTGACGCACCCTCAAACCTTCGCACATCGCTACCTGATCGTCCAGTTTCCCGTTCAAGGGGTGGATCTCCTTCATCTTTTAGTGGACTAGACAAGGGTTCAAGAGGTAGAAGACAATCATTGTCTCCCACTCCATCTAGAAGAGCCAGTTCATCTCACAGTATTGAACGGGACCGAATGAGCTCTTACAGCAAAGCTTCTGCAACGTCATCTGGTGAGGATGATCTGGATTCTATGCAGTCTGTGCCAAATAGCTACTCTAGTAGCCCAGCTGTGAAAAAGAGCTTGGCTGTGATGAAGACCAGAACTATCGCATCATCAAAGAATCTGTCAAAAAATTTCACTCCAAGCTCTGTCCCAAAGCGGTCATTTGACTCTGCAGTCTGGTTAATG GACCACCACAAAGCTCCACAAGATAGGTTCCGACCACTTCTATCAGGTGTCCCTGCCAGCACATTTGGCCCTGGCAATGGAAATAATGTGCACAAGCCTATGTTCTCACACAATTCCTCTTTTACAACTAACAGCAATGCAAGCTCTGACCATGCTGCCATTTTTGGCTCTTATAAGCATGGCAACCAAGAGCAACATGATTTGGTTGGTGAGTGGGAAGCAGGTGACAGCTCTCGAGGTCATGAGGACATATTTATGTTTGATAAATTGGATGAAATAAATGAAGAAAACATTCATTCCAAGAGCATGAAATCTACGGAGAACTCCCCAGTCATAGTAAAACATCAAGTAAGTGACAAACAGGACTTCGACATGGAAGAAAGCGGAACATGTGATCAGTCCTTATGCCATTCTATTAATAGTACTCTAGTTGGCTATGGTAAAACTGCAACTTGTGTGAGATGTGGGAAattttttgatgtgatggatgtGGATGGAGAGGGTGACTATTGCGAAATATGTGCTTCGAAGGTTGGGAATATTTCACAAACTATAGAAGAAGCAGACCAGCTGGATGATAAAGCTGCAAATTCGAGACCTTGCATTGTGTCTGATCCTCCTGGAGCCCCAGACTGTATAGACCATAGGAAAGAAGTCTCTCTTGATCATCAACTAGTGAACAATGAACCTCACAGTGACTGCCTCGACCAGACACTTCCATTTCACTCAATTGAGACACCTCAGGAAATGATGCTGGGACAGGAGGGAAAGATTGATGCAGAACACACAAAGCAACATGTTGGAGACTTCGCACTAGGAAATAGCATCGATATTTCATTTCATCAATCTAGTGTGACTGACTGTCAACAAACAGAACCAACATTTGTGGAACATGACCTATTCAGAGACCAAATAGACAACCACAATCATGGATTATCCCAATGTAGTGAAACTATCTCTGAAACTGTGACAAGTAATAACTCTCATCAACTGGCATCAGTAAGCCCTAAGATTGAAAATACTGAGGCCACTGGGATATCAGTACTGTTACTCCAGAAGTCAAATAGCAATAAATCGCCTGCTGTAGAAGGGAGGACCCTGGATTCTGCAAATACGCTTTGGTCGGAACCATATTATGCAAGAGACGGTGTCAATATAATGAGGCGTAGCTTTGGACGCGACAGTTCTTCAGCTGCTTCATCTAGTGATCTCGGGTCTTCAAGGCAATCAGTCATATATTTTGAGCGCCTTAGGAGCGGTAAGAGGGGTGACTTTGAGAAGTCCCAGATAAGCAGTACCATGAGTCGTCAAAGCATTGCTTCTGTGTCAGATATGTCAATTAGTAGTTCTTCAGCTTCACTTTGCCCTCAGAGTGATGCAGTAGGAGATACTTATTTGCCAATAGACACATTGGAAAGTTGTGCTTCAAGAAAAGTGACCCCTATCGAAGAATATGATAGTTCTGGTAAGGGTGCTTTGTCAAGTGCTATGGAGTGTTGGTCTGCTGCACAGGCTATTGTCAATGATGACAGTCTTGTTGACTTGAACACCTCGAGCTTTGTAGAGGTGGTAGAAGGAGATGCAACAATTGAGAACCATTGTACAGGCAGGATGGCTGACAGTGATCATTTCAGTTCGAATATGTGTTTGTCAGATACTGAAATGCCAAGTGACACCCAAGAGTCATCAGCTCCAGAGGAAAGTTGCATACCAGAAAATGAAGAGGATACTTCTGCTATCAGTCAGTGCAATACGAATGGTGCTCCAGAACATCCAAGTGATGAGAACAACTTTGATAATATGCAAATGCAGTCCGAAGCAATTCAGGGTTCAAATGAGGAAAACAGATTGGATGATTGTTGCATGTCTGCCATCTCCGAGGAGGATGTGTTGGTTTCTGAACAAAAAACTAACATAATGAAACTTCATAATGATG AAGAATCTTGTGAGGCAGTAGAAGGATCAAGGAAACAAATCCAGAGGTGCTTCACATTAGAAGAAGCCGCTGATACAATTCTCTTCTGTAGTTCTATTGTCCACGACCTTGCATACAAGGCAGCAACAATTGCCTTGGAAAATGAGAAGGAATCAGAATGTGTTGATTCTATTCGCCCAACTTTTACCGTCGTTGGAAGATCTGGTCAAAGGGAAGATAGCTTACCAAAGCTGGTTCAAAGGCGAACTCCAAATCGGAAGGTTAAAAGGAAAAGATTGGAAGGAGAAACAACTACAATGGAAACTGTGGAGAAAGATGCTGTTGCTAAGGACTCCTCACCTGTACGTTCTGCTTCTGGCATCACAAGGAATTCAGATAACATGAAGCCTCCGAAGCTGGAGTCCAAGTGCAACTGTATAATTATGTAA